In the Malus domestica chromosome 16, GDT2T_hap1 genome, one interval contains:
- the LOC103402846 gene encoding clp protease adapter protein ClpF, chloroplastic, whose protein sequence is MVQGLSLSALTASCNGGVCGSMPSWRRHFKLMSKTRISTGVERCGIWHLCRQSLFLRGNTDVVRQRNMRVEAGWLFKGGDQGLNASSEQSESANEDILIFFFQLDLATRVQYALNTEQYDVAQQLRNKLTEVEAEVIKQQEAKRGSSPKSEAQDKAISIIRLRADLQNAIESENYAVAAKLRDTISKLEAESLAASAKALAHENANYSFRLGQRVRHKIFGYRAVVCGMDPVCSESSTWMETAQVEKLRRGSNQPFYQILVDVHADPNLLVAYVSEENLLAPEEPDLDQFDHPYISFLFYGMDAAGDFIPIKQLREKYNRPRHEIPYDPQDEGEGRDA, encoded by the exons ATGGTGCAAGGTCTGTCACTGAGTGCTCTGACTGCGTCTTGCAATGGTGGGGTATGTGGATCAATGCCTTCGTGGAGGAGGCATTTCAAACTAATGAGCAAAACCCGGATAAGTACTGGTGTCGAAAGGTGTGGTATCTGGCATCTGTGCCGTCAAAGCTTATTCTTAAGAGGTAACACCGACGTGGTAAGACAAAGGAATATGAGGGTGGAAGCTGGTTGGCTGTTTAAAGGGGGTGATCAGGGGCTGAATGCAAGCTCGGAGCAGAGCGAGAGTGCTAATGAAGATATTTTGATATTCTTTTTTCAGCTGGACCTGGCAACACGAGTACAG TATGCTTTGAACACGGAACAGTATGATGTTGCACAACAACTAAGAAACAAGCTGACTGAG GTTGAAGCTGAGGTTATTAAGCAGCAGGAGGCAAAAAGGGGTTCGTCCCCAAAGAGTGAAGCTCAAGATAAGGCGATAAGTATCATTCGCTTACG TGCAGACCTGCAGAATGCAATTGAGAGTGAGAATTATGCTGTGGCAGCCAAGCTACGAGATACAATTTCTAAACTGGAGGCAGAGTCACTGGCTGCATCTGCCAAAGCTTTAGCACATGAAAATGCAAATTATTCATTTCGCTTGGGACAGAGAGTAAGGCATAAAATTTTTG GCTATCGCGCTGTGGTTTGTGGGATGGATCCGGTGTGTTCTGAATCAAGTACATGGATGGAAACTGCACAGGTTGAAAAGTTGAGACGCGGTTCTAATCAGCCATTTTATCAG ATTTTGGTTGATGTACATGCGGACCCTAACCTTCTGGTGGCATATG TTTCTGAGGAGAATCTGTTAGCCCCTGAAGAACCAGACTTG GATCAATTTGATCATCCCTACATTTCCTTTCTATTCTATGGGATGGATGCAGCTGGAGATTTCATCCCCATCAAGCAATTGCGAGAGAAGTACAATCGGCCACGACATGAAATCCCCTACGATCCTCAAGACGAGGGGGAAGGAAGAGATGCTTAG
- the LOC103402847 gene encoding putative pentatricopeptide repeat-containing protein At1g69350, mitochondrial yields MTLYMPLFRSCTVPRTLAQLHAHLVVSGLHRDPQASTKLIESYAQMGSLQSSTHVFKTFPNPDSFMCGVLMKCFVWNHCFQEAILLYHEMLHRENCMNRFIFPSVLRACSGFGDLGVGWKVHGRIIKSGFDSDAVVETSLLGLYGELGSLGDARKVFDAMPVRDVVSWSSIISCSVENGEASEGLDMFRWMVFEGVELDSVTMLCVAEACGELALLREARSVHGHVVRRGIKTDGSLDNSLISMYSKCGDLQSAKTIFGSVTHWDTASWTAMISCYNQTGSFLEALDAFVEMQESKVEPNSVTLMCVLRSCIRLGLHREGSSVHCFAIRNGVDPDLDFLGSALFELYSEIGGLSYCQKVINTIGGRNVVSWNTIISGHCQKGLLREALVLFVQMQTHGLMPDSFSMSSALSACGKVGSLELGHQIHGHIIKRGYLDEFVLNSLIDMYSKCGFVDSAYMIFDKIKHLGLVTWNAMISGFSQNGNPVMAISLFDEMYLNCHEINEVTLLSIIQACSELGYLEKGKWVHHKLITLGSRKDLFTDTALTDMYAKCGDLRSAQGVFDMMEERSVVSWSVMIAGYGMHGRINAATSLFDHMVETGVQPNEIIFMNILSACSHAGAVEKGRFYFRSMRDFGIEPTAEHFACIVDLLSRAGDLNGAYEIIKSMPTPVDASIWGALLNGCRIHQRMDMIESIKRDVLDISTDDTGYYTLFSNIYAEGGNWDEFGNVRLMMKGIGLRKVPGYSIIELDKQVHRFGAGDTPLPQMKEVYSFLEKFQSLARE; encoded by the coding sequence ATGACCCTGTACATGCCATTGTTCAGGTCCTGCACCGTCCCACGAACACTCGCCCAACTCCACGCCCACCTCGTCGTCTCGGGTCTCCACAGAGACCCACAGGCCTCCACCAAGCTCATAGAATCCTACGCCCAAATGGGTTCCCTCCAATCTTCCACCCACGTCTTCAAAACCTTTCCCAACCCAGATTCTTTCATGTGCGGCGTGCTCATGAAGTGCTTCGTGTGGAATCACTGCTTCCAAGAAGCGATTCTTCTCTATCACGAAATGTTGCACCGCGAAAACTGCATGAACAGGTTTATATTTCCTTCTGTTTTGAGAGCTTGTTCGGGGTTTGGTGATCTGGGTGTTGGCTGGAAGGTCCACGGGAGGATAATCAAATCTGGGTTTGACTCCGATGCTGTGGTCGAGACCTCGTTGCTTGGTTTGTATGGGGAACTGGGTAGCTTAGGTGATGCCCGGAAGGTGTTTGACGCAATGCCGGTCAGGGATGTGGTGTCGTGGAGTTCGATTATTTCGTGCTCCGTGGAGAATGGGGAGGCAAGTGAAGGGTTGGATATGTTCCGTTGGATGGTTTTTGAAGGTGTTGAACTGGATTCGGTTACAATGCTTTGTGTGGCTGAGGCTTGTGGGGAGTTGGCATTGTTGAGAGAAGCAAGGTCGGTACATGGCCATGTTGTTAGAAGGGGAATTAAGACTGATGGGTCTTTGGATAATTCTCTCATTTCAATGTACAGTAAATGTGGTGACTTGCAAAGTGCAAAAACGATCTTTGGTAGTGTTACTCATTGGGACACTGCATCTTGGACCGCAATGATATCCTGCTACAATCAAACTGGTTCTTTTTTGGAAGCGCTGGACGCTTTTGTTGAGATGCAAGAGTCTAAGGTGGAACCGAATTCGGTAACCTTGATGTGTGTTCTGCGGTCCTGTATTAGGTTAGGCTTGCACAGAGAAGGGAGTTCTGTTCATTGCTTTGCTATTAGGAATGGTGTAGACCCTGACCTTGATTTTTTAGGATCTGCGTTGTTCGAATTGTACTCTGAAATTGGGGGACTAAGCTATTGCCAGAAAGTTATTAATACAATTGGAGGGAGAAATGTTGTTTCATGGAACACAATCATTTCAGGCCATTGTCAGAAAGGTTTGTTGAGAGAAGCATTGGTACTCTTTGTGCAGATGCAGACCCATGGACTAATGCCAGATTCATTCAGCATGTCAAGTGCTCTCTCGGCGTGTGGAAAGGTCGGGTCTTTAGAGCTTGGACATCAGATACATGGTCATATAATCAAAAGAGGCTATTTGGATGAATTTGTGTTGAATTCACTGATTGACATGTACTCAAAATGTGGGTTTGTAGATTCAGCATACATGATATTCGACAAGATTAAACACCTTGGTCTCGTAACATGGAATGCTATGATTTCCGGATTTTCTCAAAATGGTAACCCTGTCATGGCGATCAGTCTTTTTGATGAAATGTACTTGAACTGTCATGAGATCAATGAAGTCACTTTATTAAGTATTATCCAAGCTTGTTCTGAATTAGGTTATCTGGAAAAGGGGAAATGGGTTCACCACAAGCTCATAACCTTGGGCAGCAGGAAAGATTTGTTTACTGATACAGCTCTAACTGACATGTATGCCAAGTGTGGTGACCTGCGGTCAGCTCAGGGAGTCTTCGATATGATGGAAGAAAGAAGCGTTGTGTCATGGAGTGTCATGATTGCTGGGTATGGTATGCATGGCCGGATTAATGCTGCCACATCACTCTTTGATCATATGGTGGAAACAGGAGTGCAACCAAATGAGATCATTTTCATGAATATTCTTTCAGCTTGCAGTCACGCAGGAGCTGTCGAAAAGGGAAGGTTCTATTTCAGATCAATGAGGGATTTCGGCATTGAGCCCACTGCTGAACATTTTGCTTGTATAGTTGACCTTCTAAGTCGAGCTGGTGATCTCAACGGAGCATATGAGATTATCAAATCAATGCCAACCCCTGTAGATGCCAGCATATGGGGCGCTTTGCTTAATGGATGTCGAATCCACCAGAGGATGGACATGATCGAAAGCATTAAAAGAGACGTTTTAGATATCAGCACAGATGACACTGGATACTATACCTTATTTTCTAACATATACGCTGAAGGGGGGAACTGGGATGAATTTGGAAATGTGAGACTAATGATGAAAGGTATCGGTCTAAGGAAGGTCCCCGGATACAGTATAATTGAGCTTGATAAGCAAGTTCACAGATTTGGAGCTGGAGATACCCCTCTTCCCCAAATGAAGGAGGTTTACAGTTTCTTGGAAAAATTTCAGTCTCTCGCTCGTGAATAA
- the LOC103403269 gene encoding pentatricopeptide repeat-containing protein At2g03380, mitochondrial produces the protein MWTAVKKFVSPLHLQIPKTPLRQGRTLTHAIYQSPPSEPPDLSQTIASTHAVFSNPCFNLLVLCRNIDSLKKVHSLLVLHGLADGLLCRTKLISLYGSFGYIKCARYLFDKMPSPDFYSWKVMLRWYFMHNLYEEVIGFYNRMRVCVREHDNVVFSIVLKACSELRDFDEGRKVHCRIVKVASPDSFVLTGLVDLYAKCGWIECSRAVFEGIVDRNVVCWTSMIVGYVQNDCPEDGLVLFNRMREGLVEGNQFTLGSVLTACTKLRSLHQGKWIHGHLIKNGIELNSFLVTSLLDLYVKCGDIGDARSIFDEFCGRTDLVSWTAMIVGYTQCGYPDEALELFTDRKWVGLLPNSITTASVLSSCAQSDNLSLGRSIHGLGIKLGLEEPTVRNALVDMYAKCHMIGDARYIFETISDKNVIAWNSIISGYSQNGSAHEALQLFHQMRSESFSHDAFTLASVLSACASLGFLPVGSSLHAHSIKDGLLTANIYVGTALLNFYAKCGDAESARLVFDAMGEKNTITWSAMIGGYGIQGDSTGSVALFSDMLKNHLVPNEVIFTTLLSACSHTGMIAEGWRYFNSLCKDYNFKPSMKHYACMVDLLARAGKLEEALEFIERMPIQPDVRLFGAFLHGCGLHSRFDLGGVAIRRMLELHPGEACYYVLMCNLYASDGRWSQVNQVRELMKQRGLSKSLAYSQVEMDIRNHIAPVRLACVA, from the coding sequence ATGTGGACGGCGGTGAAGAAATTCGTCTCCCCCTTACATCTGCAAATACCCAAAACGCCCTTACGTCAGGGTCGGACTCTGACGCATGCCATCTACCAATCACCACCGTCGGAGCCACCCGACCTTTCTCAAACCATAGCGTCGACGCACGCGGTGTTTTCGAACCCGTGTTTTAATCTTCTCGTTTTGTGCAGGAACATCGATTCCCTGAAGAAAGTCCACAGCTTGCTCGTCCTCCACGGCCTCGCCGACGGTCTCCTTTGCCGAACAAAATTGATCAGTTTATATGGGTCATTTGGGTACATCAAGTGTGCCCGGTATCTGTTCGATAAAATGCCAAGCCCAGATTTTTACTCTTGGAAAGTGATGCTGAGGTGGTACTTTATGCACAATTTGTATGAAGAGGTTATAGGGTTTTATAATCGTATGAGAGTGTGCGTAAGAGAGCATGACAACGTTGTTTTCTCGATTGTGTTGAAGGCGTGTAGTGAGTTGCGAGATTTTGATGAAGGGAGGAAGGTGCACTGCCGGATTGTTAAGGTGGCGAGTCCTGATAGTTTCGTATTGACGGGTTTGGTGGATTTGTATGCGAAGTGTGGATGGATTGAGTGTTCTCGGGCGGTTTTTGAAGGGATTGTTGATAGAAATGTGGTTTGTTGGACTTCAATGATAGTTGGGTATGTGCAAAATGATTGTCCGGAAGATGGGCTGGTCTTGTTTAATAGGATGAGAGAGGGGTTGGTTGAAGGGAATCAGTTCACGTTAGGAAGCGTACTTACGGCGTGTACAAAGTTAAGATCTTTGCATCAAGGAAAGTGGATTCATGGACATTTGATTAAGAATGGTATTGAACTTAACTCTTTTCTGGTGACATCCCTTCTGGACTTGTATGTCAAGTGCGGGGACATTGGAGATGCTCGTTCCATATTTGATGAGTTTTGTGGGAGGACCGATCTTGTTTCATGGACAGCAATGATTGTAGGGTACACTCAATGTGGGTATCCCGACGAGGCTTTGGAGTTGTTTACGGATAGGAAATGGGTTGGTCTCTTGCCCAATTCTATAACTACTGCAAGTGTGCTTTCGTCTTGTGCACAGTCAGATAATTTGAGTTTGGGAAGGTCAATCCATGGTCTTGGGATAAAACTTGGGTTGGAGGAGCCTACTGTGAGAAATGCTCTGGTGGACATGTATGCAAAATGCCATATGATTGGTGATGCTCGTTATATCTTTGAAACAATCTCCGACAAGAATGTGATTGCTTGGAATTCAATTATTTCCGGGTATTCCCAAAACGGGTCTGCACATGAAGCCCTCCAACTGTTTCATCAAATGAGATCAGAATCATTCTCACATGATGCGTTCACATTGGCAAGTGTCCTCTCAGCTTGCGCTTCCCTTGGTTTTCTTCCAGTTGGTTCATCGCTTCATGCTCACTCCATAAAGGATGGCCTATTAACTGCAAATATCTATGTTGGCACTGCACTTTTAAACTTCTACGCCAAGTGCGGGGATGCTGAATCTGCTCGTCTAGTTTTTGATGCAATGGGAGAGAAGAACACTATAACATGGAGTGCAATGATTGGCGGTTATGGAATTCAGGGTGACAGTACAGGTTCCGTTGCACTTTTCAGTGATATGTTGAAGAATCATCTGGTGCCCAACGAAGTAATCTTCACGACCTTATTGTCAGCTTGTAGCCATACGGGAATGATTGCAGAAGGGTGGAGGTATTTCAATTCACTCTGCAAGGACTATAACTTCAAGCCCTCAATGAAGCATTACGCGTGTATGGTCGATCTATTGGCTCGTGCTGGTAAACTTGAAGAGGCCCTGGAATTCATTGAGAGAATGCCGATTCAGCCAGATGTTCGTTTGTTTGGGGCTTTTCTCCACGGATGCGGACTCCATTCGAGGTTTGATCTTGGCGGAGTGGCAATAAGAAGAATGCTAGAGCTGCATCCTGGTGAAGCTTGCTATTATGTGCTAATGTGTAACCTTTATGCTTCAGATGGTCGATGGAGCCAGGTTAATCAGGTTAGAGAGCTAATGAAGCAGAGAGGATTGAGCAAGTCCCTTGCATATAGCCAAGTAGAGATGGATATCAGAAATCACATCGCACCTGTTAGGTTGGCATGTGTTGCTTAG
- the LOC103416500 gene encoding uncharacterized protein produces the protein MGTKMQCKSYMPGYYSMRDLNEDPNNFSWPLYYGDKTLSNRQYCNGFLPRAMTDAFPRYDKDVVKQTMLEHEAIFKDQVIELHRLYRIQRDLMDEIKRKELHRNHIPMETSLLSSPLASQITSEDARKWHDSSFPLVNSVNAGPSIPGVEGTHSPSSAVKGNNQKIGLFPYQNGISSKVVEVMESRPTKVRKKMFDLQLPADVYVDSDEGEQFTDEKASGTPTCQPNKNCKTTLGGGAKLFFCEGAKTDCKGHVSRSDKCSRSTNGLADLNEPIQIEETNASEYADPLGHDSYHGKIQGPDQAANSRLQLLGLPKEISLNPHHVSDKVIPNKIYLENESGKGWFSHVLEAGQSKSSLKTVSQCLQTERLPIVSHPMQVSINNVHETAFYLTDKSKVDLWRERTVCGAENSDRSHEISNNKHQNIFVTSHMPSPYHHILPSSDVARSWTHSVSSWEKPGSGVSQKPISALTHPCFPSSATLSKSSQSSVQSNGIFGDRWYLNSNSSSNHGSGSEVPYQNGFHHGSSSGSKELVRFPSLSCDYQSSSNDHNGGPEQLRSQGSATHYKGSNCKDVKFAKEVNLNVVLSKSSSDEEMPQQHLRIVGGEQKHEDHLAALPWLRAKPASKNEFANVGRVSKTDMQDLNQIFAEDIKSVPCENDVEARRTELGDSPCKRKLLGFPIFVQSHNTKNESYSVTSPSVENNKRNGGLDINLPCDPSAPDLATKNVEEIVVVEERIDMKVASFRHVIDLNSCVSDDEESLKPSAPTTSVKITVDIDLEAPIVPGADDGVILVEASAEKQKAMPLASPQQPAEPPQGELVRVAAEAIVAISSSGPYNHTDESSCSPPEASSIDPLLWFVEIASTCGNDLESKFDIVVRGKDGDDDDESLSDAFDYFEFVTLKLRETKEEDYMPKPLVPENLNLEETGNTLLPNPPRRGQSRRGRQRRDFQRDILPGLASLSRHEVTEDLQTFGGLMRAMGHSWQTGLTRRNSTRNGCGRGRRRAVVNPSPPVETIPACSPLVQQLNNTEMGLEDRSLTGWGKTTRRPRRQRCAAGNNLPSSVPLT, from the exons ATGGGAACTAAAATGCAGTGTAAAAGCTACATGCCCGGGTATTACTCAATGAGGGATCTTAATGAGGATCCAAACAATTTTAGCTGGCCCTTATATTACGGAGATAAAACCTTATCAAATAGGCAGTATTGCAATGGTTTCTTGCCGAGGGCCATGACTGATGCTTTTCCACGGTATGATAAGGATGTAGTCAAGCAGACCATGCTTGAGCACGAGGCCATATTTAAGGATCAG GTGATTGAACTTCACCGGCTGTACAGAATTCAAAGGGACTTGATGGATGAAATAAAACGGAAAGAACTACATAGAAACCATATACCCATGGAGACATCATTGTTGTCAAGTCCCTTAGCATCTCAAATTACATCTGAAGATGCTCGGAAATGGCATGATTCCAGCTTTCCTTTGGTAAACTCTGTTAATGCTGGACCATCGATTCCAGGTGTTGAAGGTACCCATTCTCCATCTAGTGCCGTGAAAGGAAACAACCAAAAAATTGGTTTGTTTCCATACCAAAATGGGATTAGTTCAAAAGTTGTTGAGGTGATGGAGTCAAGACCCACAAAAGTGAGGAAAAAAATGTTTGATCTTCAACTTCCAGCTGATGTGTACGTTGATTCTGATGAAGGGGAGCAGTTCACTGATGAGAAAGCTTCTGGCACTCCTACTTGTCAGCCGAATAAAAATTGTAAAACCACACTTGGGGGTGGTGCAAAGCTCTTTTTCTGCGAAGGTGCGAAGACAGATTGCAAAGGACATGTTTCAAGATCTGATAAATGTTCGAGGAGCACAAATGGTTTGGCTGACTTGAATGAGCCTattcaaattgaagaaacaaatgctTCAGAATACGCTGATCCTCTGGGCCATGACTCTTATCATGGAAAGATTCAGGGTCCCGATCAGGCGGCTAATTCTAGGTTGCAGCTTTTAGGTTTGCCGAAGGAAATATCACTCAACCCTCATCATGTCAGTGATAAGGTTATCCCGAACAAGATATATTTGGAGAACGAAAGTGGAAAAGGGTGGTTTTCCCATGTTCTTGAAGCAG GGCAAAGTAAAAGCAGCCTTAAAACTGTTTCCCAATGTCTCCAAACAGAAAGGCTGCCGATAGTGTCCCATCCAATGCAAGTTTCTATTAACAATGTTCACGAAACCGCTTTCTATCTGACTGATAAAAGCAAGGTGGACTTGTGGAGAGAGAGGACAGTTTGTGGTGCGGAGAATTCGGATAGAAGTCATGAAATTTCCAATAATAAGCATCAGAATATTTTTGTGACTTCTCATATGCCCAGTCCATATCATCACATTCTTCCTTCCTCGGATGTGGCCAGGTCATGGACTCACTCGGTTTCATCTTGGGAAAAGCCAGGCAGTGGCGTAAGCCAAAAGCCAATATCAGCTCTAACTCACCCGTGTTTTCCTTCATCTGCTACCTTGAGCAAGAGTTCCCAGTCATCAGTTCAGAGCAATGGGATCTTTGGAGATAGGTGGTATCTTAACAGCAATTCTAGTTCTAACCATGGTTCTGGAAGTGAAGTACCATACCAAAATGGTTTTCACCATGGTTCATCTTCAGGGTCTAAGGAACTAGTTCGCTTCCCATCTCTCAGCTGCGACTATCAGAGCAGCAGTAACGATCACAACGGAGGTCCTGAGCAGTTGAGGAGTCAGGGTTCAGCGACACACTACAAGGGTTCAAATTGCAAGGATGTGAAGTTTGCAAAGGAAGTAAACTTAAATGTAGTGCTTTCAAAAAGCTCATCGGATGAAGAAATGCCCCAGCAACATCTTAGGATCGTAGGGGGGGAACAAAAGCATGAGGACCATCTTGCAGCTTTGCCGTGGCTAAGAGCCAAGCCTGCTTCTAAGAATGAGTTTGCCAATGTAGGCAGAGTTTCAAAGACTGATATGCAggatttaaatcaaatttttgcTGAGGACATAAAATCAGTTCCTTGCGAGAATGATGTTGAGGCCAGAAGGACTGAACTAGGCGACAGCCCGTGCAAGAGAAAACTTCTTGGGTTTCCTATTTTTGTTCAGTCCCATAACACTAAGAACGAGTCTTATTCTGTTACCTCCCCGTCTGTGGAAAATAACAAGAGAAACGGAGGACTGGATATCAACTTGCCTTGCGATCCTTCAGCTCCTGACTTGGCCACAAAGAATGTAGAAGAAATTGTAGTTGTAGAAGAGAGAATAGATATGAAGGTTGCAAGTTTCAGACATGTCATCGAtttgaactcgtgtgtcagtgATGATGAAGAATCTTTGAAACCTTCTGCTCCAACCACCAGTGTGAAGATCACAGTAGACATAGATTTGGAAGCCCCAATTGTACCCGGGGCTGATGATGGTGTCATTCTTGTGGAAGCATCtgctgaaaagcagaaagcaatgCCTTTAGCATCGCCACAACAGCCAGCTGAACCTCCTCAAGGGGAACTTGTGAGAGTAGCAGCGGAGGCAATAGTTGCCATCTCATCATCTGGTCCCTACAATCATACTGATGAATCCTCTTGCAGTCCACCGGAagcttcttcaatcgatccccTTCTGTGGTTTGTGGAGATAGCTTCCACTTGTGGGAATGATCTTGAGAGCAAGTTTGACATCGTTGTGAGAGGCAaagatggtgatgatgatgatgaatctTTATCAGACGCGTTTGATTACTTTGAATTCGTGACTTTGAAACTGAGAGAGACCAAGGAAGAAGATTACATGCCTAAGCCTCTGGTTCCAGAAAACTTGAACCTGGAAGAAACCGGAAACACATTACTACCAAATCCTCCCAGAAGAGGCCAGTCAAGGAGAGGGAGGCAGCGGAGGGACTTCCAAAGGGACATCCTTCCCGGTCTTGCTTCCTTGTCAAGGCACGAGGTGACAGAAGATCTCCAGACATTTGGAGGATTAATGCGGGCAATGGGCCATTCATGGCAGACGGGACTAACCAGGAGAAACTCAACAAGAAACGGTTGTGGTAGGGGCAGGCGACGAGCAGTGGTGAATCCCTCTCCCCCTGTGGAAACTATCCCAGCTTGCAGTCCACTGGTACAGCAGCTTAATAATACAGAAATGGGACTGGAAGATAGAAGCCTAACCGGTTGGGGTAAGACGACCAGAAGGCCTCGTAGGCAAAGATGCGCGGCAGGTAATAATCTCCCATCATCCGTTCCTTTAACCTAA